One Scomber japonicus isolate fScoJap1 chromosome 1, fScoJap1.pri, whole genome shotgun sequence DNA window includes the following coding sequences:
- the LOC128357312 gene encoding CKLF-like MARVEL transmembrane domain-containing protein 3, whose product MISHPHAEDQNITTTAMDMDTAFLKSKRGILKLAELGTFFVAFVCYATASRSGHIAATIIEFLITSFLVLLYLFKLNKKFTIFLWPLVDTFNSVFAALYFIVLSMIALRTYTYRGTLVGGIVGFLSVGLLCVDSFTLFKIITFNNRRSEVQHQGTQVNK is encoded by the exons ATGATTTCACACCCTCATGCAGAGGATCAAAATATAACTACAACAGCCATGGACATGGACACTGCTTTTCTCAAATCCAAGAGGGGCATCCTGAAACTAGCAGAGCTG GGGACTTTTTTTGTGGCATTTGTGTGTTATGCCACAGCATCCAGATCAGGCCATATTGCAGCCACCATCATTGAGTTCCTGATTACTTCATTTCTGGTGTTACTCTACCTGTTCAAACTCAACAAGAAGTTTACTATCTTCTTGTGGCCTCTTGTT gATACTTTCAATTCAGTGTTTGCAGCACTCTACTTTATTGTCTTGAGCATGATTGCCTTGAGAACATACACTTACAGAGGAACACTGGTCGGAGGG ATAGTTGGTTTCCTGTCAGTTGGGCTGCTGTGCGTGGATAGCTTCACACTTTTCAAGATCATCACATTCAACAACCGAAGAAGCGAAGTCCAGCATCAAGGCACACAAgtcaataaatga
- the cmtm3 gene encoding CKLF-like MARVEL transmembrane domain-containing protein 3, with product MGDIEAPNSSQPRPSILLSVLPSKEFASSRKGMLLIAEVALSFVSFVCFAASTAAAFVTVPLLEFLAALFLLFAYSTKFNERFKGFLWPLMDFMRCVTASIIFFIISIMAVSKYVDGSSKAAGIFGFIATIVFALDFYLIFNELATFLKQGGESNDEPSRQQDEYSDSDSD from the exons ATGGGGGACATCGAGGCTCCCAACTCGAGCCAGCCGCGCCCGAGTATCTTACTCTCCGTTCTTCCGAGCAAAGAGTTCGCCTCTTCAAGGAAAGGAATGCTGCTTATTGCTGAAGTG GCTCTGTCCTTCGTATCGTTTGTGTGTTTCGCTGCATCCACAGCAGCAGCCTTTGTGACAGTTCCTCTGCTGGAGTTCCTGGCTGCTCTCTTCTTGCTGTTTGCATACTCCACCAAGTTCAACGAGAGGTTTAAGGGCTTCCTCTGGCCTCTAATG GATTTCATGAGATGTGTGACGGCCTCCATCatcttttttatcatttccatTATGGCAGTGTCTAAATATGTGGATGGTTCCTCCAAGGCAGCCGGG ATATTTGGGTTCATTGCCACCATCGTATTTGCTTTAGATTTTTACCTCATTTTTAATGAGCTGGCCACTTTCCTAAAGCAAGGAGGGGAGTCCAACGATGAGCCGTCGAGACAGCAAG atgaATATTCAGACTCTGATTCAGACTGA
- the cmtm4 gene encoding CKLF-like MARVEL transmembrane domain-containing protein 4, which produces MRSTEEAEGFDGEASNTSMISGASSPYQPTTEPVHSRNVLGGIRCDVEYLWSYFGILKVVEMVLALIAFICIETIMLCSCCGGVYFFEFVSCSAFVVTGALLLIFSLNLHTKVPHINWSLTDLVNTAASTFFFFLSSLVLACINPKTGAEIAAVVFGLLVTVVYGINTFLAVRKWRLGNGCQGAAQTSEYMRARTASRGEMEARPELA; this is translated from the exons ATGAGGAGCACCGAGGAGGCAGAGGGCTTTGACGGCGAGGCCTCCAACACTTCCATGATCTCCGGGGCCAGCAGCCCTTATCAACCCACCACTGAGCCCGTCCATTCAAGGAATGTTCTTGGGGGGATTAGGTGCGATGTGGAGTACCTCTGGTCATACTTTGGCATATTAAAGGTGGTTGAAATG GTCCTAGCACTTATTGCATTCATCTGCATAGAAACTATCATGTTGTGTTCCTGCTGTGGAGGGGTCTACTTCTTCGAGTTTGTCAGCTGCAGTGCCTTTGTGGTGACAGGAGCCCTCCTCCTGATCTTTAGCCTCAACCTGCACACCAAGGTGCCCCACATCAACTGGAGCCTCACG gacCTGGTTAACACGGCTGCAagcaccttcttcttcttcttgtcatcTCTTGTACTGGCCTGTATCAACCCCAAAACTGGAGCTGAAATAGCTGCAGTG GTCTTTGGCCTCCTGGTGACAGTTGTGTATGGCATAAACACCTTCCTGGCTGTACGGAAGTGGCGCCTCGGCAATGGCTGCCAGGGGGCAGCTCAGACCAGCGAGTACATGCGAGCGCGTACGGCATCTCGTGGAGAAATGGAGGCACGACCTGAGCTGGCATGA
- the dync1li2 gene encoding cytoplasmic dynein 1 light intermediate chain 2 isoform X1: MAPVLEKQLPGAAGASDNNNEEEEGQNLWSSILSEVSTRSNSKLPSGKNILVFGEDGSGKTTLVAKLQDTDHSKKGRGLEYLYLNVHDEDRDDLTRCNVWILDGDLYHKGLLKFAVSAQSLRDCLAVFVADMSRPWTIMESLQKWASVLRDHVDKLKIPPEDMRELEQNMVKAFQEYTEPEDATPASPQRRAPTAGEDEAVVLPLGDNTLTHNLGIPVLIVCTKCDAVSVLEKEHDYREEHFDFIQSHIRRFCLQYGAGLIYTSVKEEKNLDLLYKYIVHKMYDFQFTTPALVVEKDAVFIPSGWDNEKKIGIVHENFTTVRPEDPFEDFITKPPVRKLVHDKEINAEDEQVFLMKQQSLLAKQPATPTRGATESPGRTASGSPRPAGRAGQPTVPGGSPMAAVKKPDPNMKGGAANEGVLANFFNSLLSKKTGAPGSPGSPGAGAVGAGVQGSAKKTGQKPGLTDVQAELDRMTRKQDSTVSANNIPPPTENEA; the protein is encoded by the exons GTCCTCAATACTGAGTGAAGTTTCTACTCGCTCCAATTCAAAGTTGCCATCAGGAAAGAATATCCTGGTATTTG GTGAAGATGGATCAGGAAAAACGACACTCGTGGCCAAACTTCAAGACACCGATCACAGCAAGAAAGGGAGGGGACTGGAGTATCTGTACTTAAATGTCCATGATGAGGACAGAGATG ACCTTACTCGGTGTAATGTGTGGATCCTGGATGGGGACCTGTACCACAAAGGCCTACTTAAGTTTGCTGTTTCGGCTCAGTCACTACGTGATTGTCTAGCGGTGTTCGTTGCGGATATGTCACGGCCCTGGACCATTATGGAATCACTGCAGAAGTGGGCTAGCGTGCTACGTGACCATGTGGACAAGCTCAAGATCCCTCCTGAAGACATGAGAGAACTGGAGCAGAACA TGGTGAAAGCCTTCCAAGAGTACACAGAACCGGAGGACGCCACACCAGCCTCCCCACAGAGACGGGCCCCGACAGCAGGGGAAGACGAGGCCGTCGTGCTACCACTTGGagacaacacactcacacacaacctAGGCATTCCAGTGCTAATAGTTTGCACAAAG TGTGACGCAGTCAGCGTATTAGAGAAGGAGCATGACTACAGAGAGGAGCATTTCGATTTCATCCAGTCCCACATCAGGCGATTTTGCTTACAAT ATGGAGCTGGTTTGATCTACACCTCGGTCAAAGAGGAGAAGAACCTGGATCTGCTTTACAAATATATAGTACATAAGATGTATGACTTCCAGTTCACCACACCTGCCTTAGTGGTGGAGAAGGATGCAGTGTTCAT TCCCTCTGGTTGGGATAATGAGAAGAAAATTGGGATTGTGCATGAAAACTTTACAACAGTGAGACCTGAAGATCCATTCGAAGATTTTATCACAAAGCCTCCAGTACGAAAG CTGGTTCATGACAAAGAGATAAATGCAGAGGATGAGCAGGTATTCCTGATGAAGCAACAG TCTTTGTTAGCAAAGCAGCCGGCCACACCAACAAGAGGAGCAACC GAGTCTCCAGGACGGACAGCCTCAGGTTCCCCCAGACCTGCGGGTCGCGCTGGCCAACCCACTGTGCCCGGCGGCTCACCGATGGCTGCTGTCAAAAAGCCTGACCCTAACATGAAAG GCGGGGCTGCCAATGAGGGAGTGCTGGCTAATTTCTTCAACAGTCTGTTGAGTAAAAAGACAGGAGCCCCAGGGAGCCCTGGGAGCCCAGGAGCTGGAGCTGTTGGAGCTGGAGTGCAAGGGTCCGCCAAGAAAACAG GGCAGAAGCCGGGTTTGACTGATGTCCAGGCTGAGTTGGACAGGATGACTCGCAAACAAGACTCAACGGTTTCAGCTAACAACATACCACCGCCGACAGAGAACGAAGCGTAA
- the dync1li2 gene encoding cytoplasmic dynein 1 light intermediate chain 2 isoform X2, producing the protein MAPVLEKQLPGAAGASDNNNEEEEGQNLWSSILSEVSTRSNSKLPSGKNILVFGEDGSGKTTLVAKLQDTDHSKKGRGLEYLYLNVHDEDRDDLTRCNVWILDGDLYHKGLLKFAVSAQSLRDCLAVFVADMSRPWTIMESLQKWASVLRDHVDKLKIPPEDMRELEQNMVKAFQEYTEPEDATPASPQRRAPTAGEDEAVVLPLGDNTLTHNLGIPVLIVCTKCDAVSVLEKEHDYREEHFDFIQSHIRRFCLQYGAGLIYTSVKEEKNLDLLYKYIVHKMYDFQFTTPALVVEKDAVFIPSGWDNEKKIGIVHENFTTVRPEDPFEDFITKPPVRKLVHDKEINAEDEQVFLMKQQSLLAKQPATPTRGATESPGRTASGSPRPAGRAGQPTVPGGSPMAAVKKPDPNMKGGAANEGVLANFFNSLLSKKTGAPGSPGSPGAGAVGAGVQGSAKKTEAGFD; encoded by the exons GTCCTCAATACTGAGTGAAGTTTCTACTCGCTCCAATTCAAAGTTGCCATCAGGAAAGAATATCCTGGTATTTG GTGAAGATGGATCAGGAAAAACGACACTCGTGGCCAAACTTCAAGACACCGATCACAGCAAGAAAGGGAGGGGACTGGAGTATCTGTACTTAAATGTCCATGATGAGGACAGAGATG ACCTTACTCGGTGTAATGTGTGGATCCTGGATGGGGACCTGTACCACAAAGGCCTACTTAAGTTTGCTGTTTCGGCTCAGTCACTACGTGATTGTCTAGCGGTGTTCGTTGCGGATATGTCACGGCCCTGGACCATTATGGAATCACTGCAGAAGTGGGCTAGCGTGCTACGTGACCATGTGGACAAGCTCAAGATCCCTCCTGAAGACATGAGAGAACTGGAGCAGAACA TGGTGAAAGCCTTCCAAGAGTACACAGAACCGGAGGACGCCACACCAGCCTCCCCACAGAGACGGGCCCCGACAGCAGGGGAAGACGAGGCCGTCGTGCTACCACTTGGagacaacacactcacacacaacctAGGCATTCCAGTGCTAATAGTTTGCACAAAG TGTGACGCAGTCAGCGTATTAGAGAAGGAGCATGACTACAGAGAGGAGCATTTCGATTTCATCCAGTCCCACATCAGGCGATTTTGCTTACAAT ATGGAGCTGGTTTGATCTACACCTCGGTCAAAGAGGAGAAGAACCTGGATCTGCTTTACAAATATATAGTACATAAGATGTATGACTTCCAGTTCACCACACCTGCCTTAGTGGTGGAGAAGGATGCAGTGTTCAT TCCCTCTGGTTGGGATAATGAGAAGAAAATTGGGATTGTGCATGAAAACTTTACAACAGTGAGACCTGAAGATCCATTCGAAGATTTTATCACAAAGCCTCCAGTACGAAAG CTGGTTCATGACAAAGAGATAAATGCAGAGGATGAGCAGGTATTCCTGATGAAGCAACAG TCTTTGTTAGCAAAGCAGCCGGCCACACCAACAAGAGGAGCAACC GAGTCTCCAGGACGGACAGCCTCAGGTTCCCCCAGACCTGCGGGTCGCGCTGGCCAACCCACTGTGCCCGGCGGCTCACCGATGGCTGCTGTCAAAAAGCCTGACCCTAACATGAAAG GCGGGGCTGCCAATGAGGGAGTGCTGGCTAATTTCTTCAACAGTCTGTTGAGTAAAAAGACAGGAGCCCCAGGGAGCCCTGGGAGCCCAGGAGCTGGAGCTGTTGGAGCTGGAGTGCAAGGGTCCGCCAAGAAAACAG AAGCCGGGTTTGACTGA